The following are encoded in a window of Pseudomonas sp. St316 genomic DNA:
- a CDS encoding LysR family transcriptional regulator: MISFEDLRMAVALAHCESLSAAARALNVSPPALSMRLRKLETLLGLTLANRDARRLSLTADGERFSRQSALLLEQLEALPESFKQQDDQLAGTLRLAAPFGYGRQRLAPLLARFARLHPQLCLHLDLRETPWPDRHDSDAVIHIGHLSDSQWVARLLTHNDRWLCASPAYLEQNGTPRVPEQLAEHRCICIRENDEDVTLWHLRNAHGRRTLRINPAMLSNDGGVARRWAEQGLGLVLRSQWDVSEAIADGRLVRVLADWQFDSAPINLLVPSRKLRSARVQALVSFLEAELKA, from the coding sequence ATGATCAGCTTCGAAGACCTGCGCATGGCCGTGGCGCTGGCACACTGCGAATCGTTGAGCGCTGCTGCCCGGGCCCTCAATGTCTCGCCACCGGCGTTGTCCATGCGCTTGCGCAAACTGGAGACGCTGCTGGGGCTGACGTTGGCCAACCGCGACGCCCGACGGCTGAGCCTGACCGCCGACGGCGAGCGTTTCTCGCGTCAGAGCGCGCTGTTGCTGGAACAACTGGAGGCGCTTCCCGAGTCGTTCAAGCAGCAAGACGATCAACTGGCTGGCACCCTCAGGTTGGCAGCGCCGTTCGGCTATGGCCGCCAACGCCTCGCGCCGCTGCTGGCCCGTTTTGCCAGGTTGCATCCGCAGCTCTGCCTGCACCTGGATCTACGGGAAACGCCCTGGCCTGACCGTCATGACAGCGATGCGGTGATTCACATCGGTCACCTGAGCGACAGTCAGTGGGTCGCTCGCCTCCTCACGCACAATGACCGTTGGCTGTGCGCGAGCCCTGCTTACCTGGAGCAGAACGGCACACCGCGAGTGCCGGAGCAACTCGCCGAGCATCGCTGCATCTGTATTCGTGAAAACGATGAAGATGTCACCCTGTGGCACCTGCGCAATGCGCACGGGCGCAGGACCCTGCGGATCAACCCTGCCATGTTGAGCAACGATGGCGGCGTGGCCCGACGCTGGGCCGAACAGGGCCTGGGGTTGGTGCTGCGTTCGCAATGGGATGTCAGCGAAGCCATCGCCGACGGCAGGCTGGTGCGGGTGCTCGCCGATTGGCAATTCGACAGCGCCCCGATCAACCTGCTGGTACCCTCGCGCAAACTGCGCAGCGCGCGGGTACAGGCGTTGGTGAGTTTTCTTGAGGCCGAACTGAAGGCCTGA
- a CDS encoding haloacid dehalogenase type II has product MSFLRPKYITFDCYGTLTNFQMGTMTRELFADRVDAGQMDQFVKDFSAYRLDQVMGDWRPYDEIIKTSLMRVCKRWGVEYRGEGQLYYDAVPTWGPHADVPAGLSKIADKIPLVIFSNAMDEQIMSNVDKLGAPFHKVFTAQQAQAYKPRLAAFEFMLDNLGCGPEDVLHVSSSFRYDLMSAHDMKIKHKAFVARGHEQPANAAFGYHQIPDIGALPALVGL; this is encoded by the coding sequence ATGAGCTTTCTTCGACCCAAGTACATCACCTTCGACTGCTACGGCACGTTGACCAATTTCCAGATGGGCACCATGACCCGCGAGCTGTTCGCCGACCGTGTCGATGCTGGGCAGATGGACCAGTTCGTCAAGGATTTCTCCGCTTATCGCCTGGACCAGGTGATGGGTGACTGGCGGCCCTATGATGAAATCATCAAGACCTCCCTGATGCGGGTCTGCAAGCGTTGGGGCGTTGAATATCGTGGCGAAGGCCAGCTCTATTACGACGCCGTGCCAACCTGGGGCCCCCATGCCGATGTACCGGCGGGCTTGTCGAAAATCGCCGACAAGATCCCCCTGGTGATTTTTTCCAACGCGATGGACGAGCAGATCATGTCCAACGTCGACAAGCTTGGCGCACCTTTCCATAAAGTCTTCACGGCCCAACAGGCCCAGGCCTACAAGCCGCGCCTGGCCGCTTTCGAATTCATGCTCGATAACCTTGGCTGCGGACCGGAAGACGTCCTGCATGTGTCGTCGAGCTTCCGCTACGACCTGATGTCGGCCCACGACATGAAGATCAAGCACAAAGCCTTCGTCGCCCGCGGTCATGAACAACCGGCCAACGCTGCCTTTGGCTACCACCAGATCCCGGACATCGGCGCATTGCCCGCTCTGGTCGGGCTCTGA
- a CDS encoding FAD-binding oxidoreductase, whose product MGSESYWLDTAPAFAGAQLGGLPGQVDVAIVGGGFTGLAAARALALKGASVAVLEAGRVIGEASGRNGGHCSTGVAQDYAALTASLGADKARAYYQAYESAVQSVVTLVEQERIACDLKRNGKLKLAAKPMHYEGLARTCELIRKEVDAEVELLSAQETRAEVNSAQFHGGLLQRNGVQMHIGRFGVGLAEAAARHGALIFQGVAVQDWKASAGGYRVNTSKGTLQASQILLATGTCQQGGLGWYRRRIVPVGSFVIATEVLSPALIDSLLPARRSYVTSRMIGNYFRLTPDNRLLFGGRARFAMSDSVSDAKSGKVLQAAMVQMFPQLANTRIDYCWGGLVDMTSDRLPRAGQHGGVYHSMGYSGHGVQMSVHMGQVMAEVMAGKVEANPWRELDWPAIPGHFGKPWFLPLVGAYYRLQDYLH is encoded by the coding sequence ATGGGCAGTGAGTCCTATTGGCTCGACACCGCACCAGCGTTCGCCGGTGCTCAGCTCGGCGGATTGCCCGGGCAGGTCGATGTCGCCATCGTCGGTGGCGGCTTCACCGGTCTGGCGGCGGCGCGGGCCCTGGCCTTGAAGGGGGCCAGCGTGGCGGTGCTGGAAGCGGGCAGGGTGATTGGCGAGGCGTCTGGGCGCAACGGCGGGCATTGCAGTACCGGCGTGGCCCAGGATTACGCGGCACTCACCGCCAGCCTCGGCGCCGACAAGGCTCGGGCGTATTACCAAGCCTATGAAAGCGCCGTGCAGAGCGTCGTCACGCTGGTGGAGCAAGAACGGATTGCTTGCGACCTCAAGCGCAACGGCAAGCTCAAGCTGGCCGCCAAGCCGATGCACTACGAAGGGTTGGCGCGCACCTGCGAATTGATCCGCAAGGAAGTCGATGCCGAGGTCGAGTTGCTGTCGGCCCAGGAGACGCGGGCGGAAGTCAATTCAGCGCAGTTTCACGGTGGCCTGTTGCAGCGCAATGGTGTGCAGATGCACATCGGGCGTTTCGGCGTCGGCCTGGCCGAAGCGGCCGCCCGTCACGGTGCGTTGATCTTCCAGGGCGTGGCGGTGCAGGACTGGAAGGCCAGTGCCGGCGGTTATCGAGTCAATACCAGCAAGGGGACGCTGCAGGCCTCGCAAATATTGTTGGCGACCGGCACCTGCCAGCAGGGCGGCCTGGGCTGGTATCGGCGGCGGATCGTACCGGTGGGCAGTTTCGTGATCGCCACCGAGGTGCTGTCGCCCGCGCTGATCGACAGCCTGCTGCCGGCCCGGCGTTCTTATGTCACCAGCCGCATGATCGGTAACTACTTTCGCCTGACGCCGGACAACCGCCTGCTGTTTGGCGGTCGGGCACGGTTTGCCATGTCCGACAGCGTGTCCGACGCCAAGAGCGGCAAGGTGCTGCAAGCCGCCATGGTGCAGATGTTCCCGCAGTTGGCGAACACCCGGATCGACTATTGCTGGGGCGGCCTGGTGGACATGACCTCCGACCGCCTGCCCCGGGCCGGCCAGCATGGCGGGGTTTATCACTCCATGGGCTACAGCGGCCACGGTGTGCAGATGTCGGTGCACATGGGGCAGGTCATGGCCGAGGTCATGGCCGGCAAGGTCGAGGCCAACCCTTGGCGCGAACTGGACTGGCCGGCCATTCCCGGGCACTTCGGCAAGCCCTGGTTCCTGCCGCTGGTCGGCGCGTATTACCGCCTGCAGGACTATTTGCACTGA
- a CDS encoding ABC transporter substrate-binding protein: protein MSDTKNGIKDQLITGTESLRVFEGLNRGMSRRHALQMLGLAGVAAAGAGSLFGAAGKLLADEQATPGKGKPGGRIRVAGISSSTADTLDPAKGSSSTDYVRHYMFYNGLTRFDSHMVPQLELAERIDTTDATLWVITLRKEVTFHNGKGLTAADVVFSLLRHKDPITGSKVLPLAEQFAEVKATGTHEVQIRLSGPNAELPSILAVSHLLIVPEGTTDFNQGIGTGPFKVKEFKPGVRSIGARNTNYWKPGLPYLDEIEFIGIADEPSRVNALLSGDVQIINEVNPRSTTRIKDSTTHRVVDSPSGNYTDLIIRQDQMPGQSPEFTEAMKLLLDREQVKSAIFRGFARVGNDHPIAPGSRFYNADLPQRAYDPEKARFLLKKAGMESISMPLMCSPAATGSVDVAVLLQQSAKEAGLKLDVNRLPSDGYWSNHWAKHPLSFGNINPRPNADMLFSQFFQSTAPWNESGWKNPQFDQLLIQARGETDEAKRGQMYADMQTLVHDHSGIGIPVFISNIDGVDQRVKGYGTNPLGGFMGYMFAEQVWLDA, encoded by the coding sequence ATGAGTGACACTAAAAACGGCATCAAAGACCAGTTGATCACCGGTACAGAAAGTCTGCGTGTTTTCGAAGGGCTCAACCGCGGCATGTCGCGCCGCCATGCATTGCAGATGCTCGGGCTGGCGGGCGTGGCCGCAGCCGGTGCCGGTAGCCTGTTCGGCGCCGCCGGCAAGTTGCTTGCCGATGAGCAGGCAACCCCCGGCAAAGGCAAGCCCGGCGGGCGTATCCGTGTCGCCGGTATCTCCAGTTCCACCGCCGATACCCTGGACCCGGCCAAAGGCTCATCGTCCACGGACTACGTGCGCCACTACATGTTCTACAACGGCCTGACGCGTTTCGACAGCCACATGGTGCCGCAACTGGAACTGGCCGAACGCATCGACACCACCGACGCCACGCTCTGGGTGATTACCCTGCGCAAGGAGGTGACCTTCCACAACGGCAAGGGTCTCACCGCCGCGGATGTGGTGTTTTCCCTGTTGCGGCACAAGGACCCGATCACCGGTTCCAAGGTCTTGCCGCTGGCCGAGCAGTTTGCCGAGGTCAAGGCCACCGGTACCCATGAAGTGCAGATACGCCTGAGCGGCCCGAATGCCGAGCTGCCATCGATCCTGGCCGTCTCCCACCTGTTGATCGTCCCTGAGGGCACCACCGACTTCAACCAGGGCATCGGCACCGGCCCGTTCAAGGTCAAGGAGTTCAAGCCGGGGGTGCGTTCCATCGGTGCGCGCAACACCAACTACTGGAAGCCTGGCCTGCCGTACCTGGACGAAATCGAATTCATCGGCATCGCCGACGAGCCGTCACGGGTCAATGCATTGCTGTCGGGCGACGTGCAGATCATCAACGAGGTCAACCCGCGCTCGACCACGCGCATCAAGGACAGCACCACCCATCGCGTGGTGGACTCGCCGTCGGGTAACTACACCGACCTGATCATTCGCCAGGACCAGATGCCCGGCCAGAGCCCGGAGTTCACCGAGGCGATGAAACTGCTGCTGGATCGCGAACAGGTCAAGTCGGCGATCTTCCGTGGTTTCGCCAGGGTCGGTAACGATCACCCGATTGCGCCTGGCTCACGCTTCTACAACGCCGACCTGCCGCAACGGGCCTACGATCCGGAAAAGGCCCGTTTCCTGCTGAAGAAGGCCGGCATGGAGAGCATCAGCATGCCGCTGATGTGCTCGCCAGCCGCCACCGGTTCGGTCGACGTTGCGGTGCTGTTGCAGCAATCGGCCAAGGAGGCCGGGCTCAAACTCGACGTCAATCGGCTGCCGAGCGACGGCTACTGGTCCAACCACTGGGCCAAGCACCCATTGAGCTTCGGCAATATCAACCCGCGGCCTAACGCCGACATGTTGTTCTCGCAGTTCTTCCAGTCCACGGCGCCGTGGAACGAATCCGGCTGGAAAAACCCGCAGTTCGACCAGTTGCTGATCCAGGCTCGCGGTGAAACCGATGAGGCCAAGCGCGGGCAGATGTATGCCGACATGCAGACCCTGGTGCATGACCACAGCGGCATCGGCATCCCGGTGTTCATCAGCAACATCGATGGCGTCGACCAACGCGTCAAAGGTTATGGCACCAACCCGCTGGGCGGTTTCATGGGCTATATGTTCGCCGAGCAAGTCTGGCTTGACGCTTGA
- a CDS encoding ABC transporter permease: protein MNSNTLWLIGRRLGAAVVTLLIVSMVVFAITAVLPGDAAQQSLGQFATPEQVAALRVKMGLDQPGVLRYLHWLMSLLSGDMGMSISNATPVSELMAGRVPNTLMLATATALVSVPVALVLGIGSAMGRGGRIDGFLSFFTLTMVAVPEFLVATLAVLIFAVNLGWLSALSYSSEITSPLQFMRTYALPVMTLCCVIVAQMARMTRAAVIDQLDSPYVEMARLKGVSPVRVVLRHALPNAIGPIANAIALSLSYLLGGVVIVETIFNYPGIASLMVDAVTNRDMALVQACTMLFCTAYLALVLVADLCAILSNPRLRNQ from the coding sequence ATGAATAGCAACACACTTTGGTTGATCGGCCGGCGCCTGGGCGCCGCGGTCGTGACCCTGTTGATCGTATCGATGGTGGTGTTCGCCATTACGGCGGTGTTGCCGGGAGACGCGGCGCAACAGTCCCTTGGACAATTCGCCACGCCTGAGCAAGTGGCGGCCCTGCGGGTGAAGATGGGCCTGGACCAACCGGGTGTGTTGCGCTACCTGCACTGGTTGATGAGCCTGCTCAGCGGTGACATGGGCATGTCGATTTCCAACGCCACGCCGGTCAGCGAGTTAATGGCCGGCCGTGTCCCCAATACCCTGATGCTGGCGACGGCCACGGCGCTGGTGTCGGTGCCGGTGGCGCTGGTCTTGGGCATTGGCTCGGCGATGGGGCGAGGGGGGCGCATCGACGGCTTCCTGAGCTTCTTCACCCTGACGATGGTGGCGGTGCCGGAGTTCCTGGTCGCCACCCTGGCGGTGCTGATTTTCGCGGTGAACCTGGGCTGGCTTTCGGCGCTGTCCTATTCCAGCGAGATCACCTCGCCGCTGCAATTCATGCGCACCTATGCCTTGCCGGTGATGACCCTGTGCTGCGTCATCGTCGCGCAAATGGCGCGCATGACCCGGGCGGCGGTGATCGATCAACTCGACAGCCCCTACGTGGAAATGGCCCGCCTCAAAGGCGTGAGTCCGGTGCGTGTGGTGCTGCGCCATGCCTTGCCCAATGCCATCGGGCCGATCGCCAATGCCATCGCCTTGAGCCTGTCCTACCTGCTGGGCGGGGTGGTGATCGTCGAGACGATTTTCAACTATCCCGGCATCGCCAGCCTGATGGTCGATGCCGTGACCAACCGCGACATGGCGTTGGTCCAGGCCTGCACCATGCTGTTTTGTACGGCGTACCTGGCGTTGGTGCTGGTGGCTGACCTGTGCGCGATCCTGTCCAATCCGAGGCTGAGAAACCAATGA
- a CDS encoding ABC transporter permease → MNNLIVKSPPAAPELALGKVSRKTPWLGLIGAAMCVIWLLVAIFGPWLAPHPVGEVVSDNVFDTLSATYPLGTDYLGRDMLSRILVGARFTVGLALVAAVLASGLGTSCALLSVVSPKWLDELISRLMDAFISIPSKMLALIMVSAFGSSVTLLICTAVLSFTPGAFRIARSMAVNIEALEYVQVARTRGERRLYIACVEILPNILNPVLTDLGLRFGFIVLLLSGMSFLGLGVQPPDADLGSLVRENIGGLNQGAPAIVIPALAIGTLTIGVNLFIDRLSSRRNRRTGGH, encoded by the coding sequence ATGAACAATCTCATTGTGAAATCCCCGCCTGCGGCGCCCGAACTGGCCTTGGGCAAGGTGTCGCGCAAAACGCCCTGGCTCGGCCTGATTGGCGCCGCGATGTGTGTGATCTGGTTGCTGGTGGCTATCTTCGGGCCATGGCTGGCACCCCATCCCGTAGGGGAAGTGGTCTCCGACAACGTCTTTGACACCCTCAGCGCCACTTATCCGCTGGGCACCGATTATTTGGGCCGCGACATGCTCAGCCGCATTCTCGTAGGCGCGCGCTTCACGGTGGGCTTGGCGTTGGTGGCGGCAGTCCTGGCCAGTGGGCTGGGCACCAGTTGCGCTCTGCTGTCGGTGGTTTCGCCGAAGTGGCTGGACGAGCTGATCAGCCGACTGATGGACGCCTTTATTTCGATCCCGAGCAAGATGCTGGCGCTGATCATGGTCTCGGCGTTCGGCTCGTCGGTGACCTTGCTGATCTGCACGGCGGTACTCAGTTTCACCCCGGGGGCGTTTCGTATCGCCCGCAGCATGGCGGTGAACATCGAGGCGCTGGAATACGTGCAGGTGGCCCGTACCCGTGGCGAACGTCGGCTGTACATCGCCTGTGTGGAAATCCTTCCCAACATCCTCAATCCGGTGCTGACCGATCTGGGCCTGCGCTTCGGCTTCATCGTCCTGCTGCTCAGCGGCATGAGCTTCCTCGGCCTGGGCGTGCAGCCGCCGGATGCCGACCTGGGGTCGCTGGTGCGGGAAAACATCGGCGGCCTCAACCAGGGCGCGCCGGCCATCGTGATTCCAGCTCTGGCCATCGGCACCCTGACCATTGGCGTCAATCTGTTTATCGACCGCTTGTCTTCGCGGCGTAACCGACGTACGGGAGGCCATTGA
- a CDS encoding ABC transporter ATP-binding protein → MSQLIRVENLRVVACGERSEVEIVKGVSFSLEKGEVLALIGESGSGKTTIALALLGYARRGCRLAGGVVQIGEHDMLALSERELQGLRGNRVSYIAQSAAAAFNPAKKLIDQVVEGALIHGLGSRAVLEAKAIELFRDLALPNPERIGQRYPHQVSGGQLQRVMAAMALISDPLLVVLDEPTTALDVTTQIDVLRAFKRVVRERGATAVYVSHDLAVVAQMADQIVVLNGGQIFEQSATAPLLKGPAHAYTRSLLAAARPDTTIRPPCGVAADTPLLTIKGLTAGYGNKNQHGMPAIRVLEDIDLTVRRGEAIGVIGESGSGKSTLARVVAGLLTPALGGLTFDGQPLGGSLAERTDEQFRRIQMVFQNADTALNPMHSISTILSRPLKMYFGLKGAALRERIGELLDLVRLPRDMAERRPSELSGGQKQRVNLARALAAKPDLILCDEVTSALDTVVGAAILELLRDLRQQLGVSYLFISHDISTVRALCDDIVVMYSGHKVQAGTRQSFAQAPFHPYTDLLIHSVPEMRQGWLESCGATTCGTLPALGARAEVPQLCTFLNRCPVRVDGLCNHTAPPRRIIDGGSEVLCHHDSAELLKRQQDSNSMIVGAYA, encoded by the coding sequence ATGAGCCAATTGATCCGAGTCGAGAACTTGCGCGTGGTCGCCTGTGGCGAGCGCAGCGAGGTGGAAATCGTCAAGGGCGTGAGTTTCTCCCTGGAAAAAGGTGAAGTGCTGGCGCTGATCGGCGAGTCTGGTTCGGGCAAGACCACCATCGCCCTGGCGCTGCTCGGTTATGCCCGGCGCGGTTGTCGCCTGGCCGGAGGCGTGGTGCAGATTGGCGAGCACGACATGCTCGCCTTGAGTGAGCGCGAGCTGCAAGGCCTGCGCGGCAACCGGGTGTCGTACATCGCCCAAAGCGCCGCGGCGGCGTTCAACCCGGCCAAGAAACTCATCGACCAAGTGGTGGAAGGGGCGTTGATCCATGGCCTGGGCAGCCGGGCCGTGCTCGAAGCCAAGGCCATCGAACTGTTCCGTGACCTGGCGTTGCCGAATCCCGAGCGCATCGGCCAGCGCTATCCCCATCAAGTGTCCGGCGGGCAACTGCAACGGGTGATGGCGGCCATGGCGTTGATCAGCGATCCGCTGCTGGTGGTGCTCGATGAGCCGACCACGGCCCTCGATGTGACGACCCAGATCGACGTACTGCGCGCCTTCAAGCGGGTGGTGCGCGAGCGTGGCGCGACGGCGGTCTACGTGTCCCACGACCTGGCCGTCGTGGCGCAGATGGCCGACCAGATCGTGGTGCTCAACGGCGGGCAGATTTTCGAACAGAGCGCCACCGCGCCACTGCTCAAGGGCCCGGCTCATGCCTACACCCGCAGCCTGCTGGCGGCGGCACGGCCAGACACGACGATTCGCCCGCCGTGCGGTGTGGCCGCAGACACGCCGCTGCTGACCATCAAGGGCTTGACCGCTGGCTACGGCAACAAGAACCAGCACGGCATGCCGGCGATCCGGGTGCTCGAAGACATCGACCTGACCGTGCGCAGGGGCGAGGCCATCGGTGTGATCGGAGAGTCCGGCTCGGGCAAGTCCACCTTGGCGCGGGTGGTGGCGGGGTTGTTGACCCCGGCCCTGGGCGGGCTGACGTTTGACGGTCAGCCCCTGGGTGGCAGTCTGGCCGAACGCACGGACGAACAGTTCCGGCGCATTCAAATGGTGTTCCAGAATGCCGACACCGCGCTCAACCCGATGCACAGCATCAGCACTATCCTGAGCCGGCCGTTGAAGATGTATTTCGGCCTCAAGGGCGCGGCGCTGCGTGAGCGTATCGGCGAGTTGCTCGACCTGGTGCGTCTGCCAAGGGACATGGCCGAGCGCCGCCCGAGCGAACTCTCCGGCGGACAGAAACAGCGGGTCAACCTGGCCCGGGCGCTGGCGGCCAAGCCGGACCTGATCCTGTGCGATGAAGTGACCTCGGCGCTGGACACGGTGGTCGGCGCGGCGATCCTTGAACTGCTGCGCGACCTGCGCCAGCAACTGGGGGTGTCCTACCTGTTCATCAGCCATGACATCTCCACGGTGCGGGCGTTGTGCGACGACATCGTGGTGATGTACAGCGGCCACAAGGTCCAGGCGGGCACCCGGCAATCGTTCGCCCAGGCGCCGTTCCATCCCTACACCGACCTGCTGATCCACTCGGTACCGGAGATGCGTCAGGGGTGGCTGGAAAGCTGTGGCGCCACCACCTGCGGCACGCTGCCGGCGTTGGGCGCGCGCGCCGAGGTGCCGCAGCTGTGCACCTTCCTCAATCGCTGCCCGGTGCGGGTCGACGGCCTCTGCAACCACACCGCGCCGCCCCGACGGATCATCGACGGCGGCAGCGAGGTGCTCTGTCATCACGACAGTGCCGAGCTGCTCAAGCGCCAACAGGATTCAAACAGCATGATCGTGGGAGCCTACGCATGA
- a CDS encoding (2Fe-2S)-binding protein, giving the protein MNARFVRLAEQGRPIVKLKVDGVPIEALQGDTLMVALLTHGPALRQSEFDPGSRAGFCLMGACQDCWVWTRSGERLRACSNEVREGLDIITQQPEAIWPLRG; this is encoded by the coding sequence ATGAACGCGCGTTTCGTGAGGTTGGCCGAACAGGGCCGGCCCATCGTCAAATTGAAAGTGGATGGCGTCCCGATCGAGGCGTTGCAGGGCGACACCTTGATGGTCGCATTGCTGACCCACGGCCCGGCGTTGCGCCAGTCGGAATTCGATCCGGGCAGCCGGGCCGGTTTCTGCCTGATGGGCGCCTGCCAGGATTGCTGGGTCTGGACCCGTAGCGGCGAACGCCTGCGGGCCTGCTCCAATGAAGTACGCGAAGGACTGGACATCATCACTCAACAACCGGAGGCGATATGGCCACTGCGCGGCTGA